In Gracilinanus agilis isolate LMUSP501 chromosome 1, AgileGrace, whole genome shotgun sequence, the sequence gggaaagaacactatccacattcagaggaagaactctgagagtagaaacacagaagaaaaacgactgcttgatcacatgggttaatggggatatgattagggatattgactctaaaggatcaccctaatgcaaatatcaataatatggaaataggtcttgatcaatgacacatgtaaaaaacccagtggaattgcgcattggctactggagggggttgggggaggagagggaaagaacatgaatcttgtaaccatgggaaaatactccaaattaaataattaaataaaattttgtttaggAGATGAAGCAGGCCTGGACCTAGATCCTCTGAATTCAATTCCAGTGCTCCTTACACTGTCCCATGCTTAACATGTCAGCTGTCTTTTTTTTACCTCTCCTAagcatttaatcttttttttaattttatattatttgtatcCATGTTTTATCCCACCCCCACCCAGTGAACTTCTTATAAATAGCACATCTCATTtgctatttttgttcttttttaatctcCTAGTACCAGCACACAGTAGATGGTTAATCACTGTTGAATGAAGTCAAATCCCCTATAGATAGTATGTAATGTTTCTGCTGTCTTTTAGTTGCTGGAGGAAAATGACCAGCTGATCCGGTGCATTGTGGAGTATCAGAACAAAGGACGGGCTGCAGAGTGCACACAGTAAGTTGCCATTTGGTCTGTCCTAAGAAGGCTAGGAAGTGGAAgccacttcttcttcttcttcttctttttttttttttttttttttttttttttttaggattatgaatttagatctagaagagattttaaagaTCACCttatccaaccccttcattttacaattcaagaaactgaggctgtgatGTTATGCCCAACATCACAGAAAAAGTTAGGTAACAGCTAAGATTCTGTTTTCTCTGGCTTCAGATTCTATATCCCATCAGTAAATGAATTCTTACTGCATCTGCATCTCAGTAAACCCTATTCCAGTTTGTGTGAGTGACTTAAATAAAATTTGTTCATCAGTTATTTTTCTTAGATGAAAACCTGAACTCAAAACCTGCTCTGAGGAGAGAGTCAGGTCCTAGCCCTGCCATATAGTAGCTATGTGGTGCTAAGCAAgtcacctcccttctctgggtttGTTTGCTCTGTAAAGTAAAAGACTTAGATTAGGTAATCTCTGAGACTCCTTACATTCCACCTGTGCCCATGTGGTAGTATCCCTTTAAAGGAGATGATAGAACCACTTCTATTACCCCATTTGTGTCAGGCTAGCTCCAGTGTGCTTCTTCCACAGTTTTATGAACTGACCTAGTTCTTGCTATCATATGATAACATTCTAGAAACTAACACTACTTTCTGCCTGTAGTTTAGTTTATGGATTTTTCTTCCACAGGTACCAGCATGTATTGCACAGAAATCTCATTTATTTGGCAACCATTGCAGATGCCAGTCCAGCAAATGCTCCCAAAACAGTGGATTGATTGATTAGTCCTTACCTTTTGTCATATTGTGAGTATGCATCCCCTTCAAAGAAATGGAGCCATGACCTTTGCCAATGCCAGTGTTGAAGTTGCACCTGGGAAACAGGACTGAGGCCCATTTTGAAGAGCAACTGGATGTTTAATGTCACTTTTCATTACTCAACACGTCCCTCTAAATAGTCGTTACTCGGCACatcatttttcccaattttcatctttgggagaaataaaacaTCAGGAAACCCTTTCAGAGCTTACTTCTTGGGCTGTCAGCTTAAAGGAGGCTGAGTAGAGACAGGAGGCATGACACTTCTGGCAATATCCTATtgtttatacatataaatgtaattGCTCCCAGCAGCTATTTATTAAAGTTATGGTTCTCTGAACATGTCTTTGTCTTCTTAGAATCTCAGTGATTTAACACTTGTCTTTCTGAGATGGAAGGCTGCTGGGAAGTGTGGAACTCTTGTTTACAATAAACATTCCATTCAGACAACTAAAACATTATGGCATGTTTCTCTAGCTTGTGAAAAATACATTTCTCCCAACCAGGGGTAAAGCAAGTAAGATCATTCCTTGTTCTAGAAATGAGACTGTCAAACTTTAAGAAGTTGAATCTTGGCTGTGCTCTTAAAACTAATGTTAGAAGTTATACCTCCCTTACTGTACTGATTGTGTCATGGTCATTGATAAGTCCCTAGACCTAGATTTTAGTGACCCTCATAAGGAATGCTCTGGACTATTACTTGTGGTTAAAGGAAAATTTAACTGGAGTAGATTGGAAAAGTGCAACATGAGTACCTGAGTAATTATGTTTTAAAGAAATGCAGTTTTACTATTTTTATGCACTAGACAGGGCGTCCCAAGGGTCTTAGGGCCATTTTAAGCTCTAATGATTTTATAGCTACTAATAGGCTACTTAtaagttccttttttaaaaaatcctcattttctttcatctaAACTCATAAACCCTCTATgcatggcagctaggtggctcagtggataaaaggCCAGGCCTCAGATTagaagaacttgagttcaaatgtgaccttattgtgtgaccctgggcaagttatttaaccctaattgcctagctcttactgttcttctgccttggaaccaatacttatatcaattctaagaagatatgggttttaaaaaaaaccctctccaGGCCTTAATTTCACATTCCCatccctctttcattttataaaaaacaagAGTAACTTTATGGGTGACAATAAAATGATTGCTCTGCAATGTGAAGGTATGgttctatgattttataatccaaagaggaaaaaacctTACAGGAATCCAGAGCttgaaagaaatcttagaaatcatttatacTAACACCCTCATCTTGCAGATGACACCTCCCAATATGATACAGTGGAATGATGGCTATGAATATAAGAGCAAAAAGCTCTGCAAAGGAGggaatggaggcccagagagaacACTTGTCTAAGACTAAATGGCCAACTGATGGCAGAGGTAGGatcagaactcaggtcttttggctCCTAATCTAGTGTTCTTTGGATGAAATTATGCTGCCTTCTATTATATTGTGATCTGCTCCTATGGGGCTTGGGTTTAGATAGCTAAGTGTTTTCAAGGGAGATCATCCTAACTCCTTCCCAACTACCCTGACCCTCTCCACATTCTGAGCTGCTTGTATTTTCTAATGCTGAGAACCACTATCCAAGCCTCTGTAGATTATACCCTTCCCCATTCTGGTAAAGAAACCAAAATATTTCATTCCAAACTAGGATTAATGCATtatgtgaagagagaattaaactcttatttttaatgtaatcaatcagccacctttaatttaatgaattaagaatttaaagtacCCTTACTTAACACTTATTAAGTCACTAGATAAAAgtattcacaagtcacttaaagttCACAACCCCAGCCAATACTAgacaaattgaaaggctgtgtttgtttcctgtgaagaggggagaaacaggaaatgatgtggaaaaaggggtATAATAGGTGAGACCGAACATGGTCTTGGGCACACTTTTtaggtcactttttttttttttttaaaccttaacttcggtgtattgtctcataggtggaagagtggtaagggtgggcaatggaggtcaagtgacttgcccagggtcacacagctgggaaatggctgaggccgggtttgaacctaggacctcctgtctctaggcctgactctcactccactgagctacccagctgcccctaggtcaCTTTTGATAATTTTTGGAGAGACTTTTCTCATGGACTCGTTCTGGGTTGGAACTTTCTGCcctggagaggcttgctgggtgaaTGACTgaagctgaaggaagaggcttgcatTGTTGGAATCCTTGCTGAAGACACCGCTGGAACTTCTGGCTTAAGAGACTATCACGATTCCatgtggagatcaggacttgagggagcccttcctgggtggtgagctggacttcttCAAACAGCAgttatagggtatttagctaggcaatattttctactttgtTTCCTACGtatctcttttactatatctctattaaaccaAATTCTTAAAAGCTACTAAAAGCTATTTTGACTtgagaattaattttataaatggtaaccacaataaatttttttaattcttatattagtCAAacctatttttaattattacatttggcAGACCACAAACGTTTGGCCATTATCCTCAATCTtcaattttcttcactttttactaCCTTAAGTCAGGCCTTTAGTAGCTAAATTCTGGAGTTTGGAGTTCTTACTCTGCTCTAAGTTGGTAGAGCAGTTTAAAGCAGATTAGCCACAAGCAACAGGTATTGGTCTGTTTCCCGCATGGATGGGTAagtcctaaattttttttttttaactgggaaCAGCTGAATGCTTCCTGCTGCCTGATAAGccaggtgtttttttgttttgttttgtttttttgcaatgATCAGCCCACCCAGGGCTTTCATTTGAGGGGATGCTttctcactccccccccccacctccccaccatTCCACCACCTCCAGCTCCCGAGTCCAGGGGAAActaccccacccccacaagcTACTATCTTGCAGCCCAGAATTCCGGAGTATTggaggaaattaataaatttagctcagcccttttttttttttgttattagaaGGCATTAATTATTGACCTAAAATTAACAAAGTTTGGCCTTATCTTGCTTCTGGAAGTCCGCTCTTTCCTGTTTCCTGAACTCCCATGTGTCTCTAAGCATTAGCTTAAGTGGGAGGTAGAATACTAGGGAGAACAATCAGAAAAGGTAACAGTAAAAATAACAAACTGCTCCCTTAACTCTGAGTAGCTTTCAGTCTACTAAGAGAAAAATCCCAACAGCCCACAGCCTGTGCTCTATACCCAAACCCTTTTTCCTTCCCAGGCAAGCTTAGCAAAGTGGCTTCCTGCTCACCGAGAAGCATGTGGCTGAGCAAGTTCtaggggggaggagaagagagaaaacttCCAAACCTTTTAGCTAAAATTGAGGCTGTACCCTGAGGGTTATCTCACTACAAGAAAGTGTGTTTTATTTTGcctaaaatagaaagcttttcctttttcttgcctTCCCTCCCAGATTTAGTCTTTAGATAAGCATTTTAGCCACCAGCCATAGAAAGGCTAGTTAATTAGGGTGTGTCTGTATTTagaccaattttttttatctctaaagtCTTAAAAGCACCCCATCCCCTAGCCTTGTGAGACTCTAGCCcctagccagtacatactaggGTAGCACCACCTACGGACAGGAAGTAAAGTTGCAGAAAATTTaatagttaaattttaaaaataaataggcgACTGAGTGGTGCTGAAAAGCATGGCTCACACACTGAAAGAACAGTTTCTGTTTGAACAGCTCACAGTATTAGAATGGCTTTGTTTAGTACTGTTGCTAGGTATATTTATACAAATAGGATACCTTGCAGTTGATCTATTCCTCCAGAAAGATAGCTTGATTGATCTCAAGGGTCAGAtagaatatattaagaaaaaactggaaaaatctaAGCCTACTCGGTCTCTGCCTTGCCCTGTCCAATCTATTTCTTGTCCACTCCAATGCATTTCCCATCCAGTCCGAACCATCTCTCCCACTATTCTAACTATCTTTCACTTCCCCCAAACAATCTCTACCCGACCTATTTCTCCCCCTACCCCTATCACTCCTCCCCATCCCCTTACCTACTCTATTACAACCCAAACAAAAAGCCAAGCAACAGTAATCAAAGACAATTCAATTAAAGGTCTAAGGGAAGTTCTCACTTATAATAAACTAGGGAACCCAGTAAACATTAGATATCAGAAACATTTCTCTCCATAAGACATTAAGAGATTATGGactaaatctgacaatctagaacagaaaaatgatgaaaatcccTCCCAGTTTATTAATAGGCTTATTGAACTGGGAGGTAGATATTTAGACTTGGATCTTTACAGAGAAAGGGATGTCAGGGAAATAAGAATACAGTTTGTGAAGAACTGTTGTAAGgtggtcaaagactattttaagactaattGCCCAAACTGGGCTAATATGGATTTAGAGGAATTAAGAAGTATAGCAGTTTATGTTTTTAATGGccataaaaagaaagatgaagataacACTGACTTAGTGGaggcattaaggaaggaaataaaaattttaactgaaaaacttggaggaaaaaaaagcaaatcaagAAGTGACTATATCCCCTTTGCAGGATGACACAAATCAACCATTAATGTGTTGCTTCTGTGGAAAAAGGGGTCATgcaatgatgaactgtaggaaatggaatcaggaatttagaaatattagaattagaaacaattatagaaataataatccaaatgaaaaaaaatcatgttccATACCCAAAATACACAAAATGGAGCTCATCCACGCTATAATCAAAATAGAAATCCCCCTCAGTGTGGAGGATCCCAGAGAAATTGCCAAggatctttatgaaggtgtgaaGGGCAGGTAAGGGCTCTGAATCAGAGAGTGAAACCTTTGATTTTTCTAGACCCTGATGTTTTAACGGCAGTTTTCCCAGtccattctctctcctcctcctccccaccaatAATAATGAACCTCATGTAATTCTAAAGGTTGAGAATAcatattatgattgcctcttagacacTGGAGCTTCTAGATCAGTATTGGTGAGTAAACCTGATTCTGAATGCAATTCTATTGGCTCCTTAAATGGAGTAGATGTATCAGGAGCACTTCTAAAGGTCCCAAAGCTTTCTTCTCAAATGGTGTCTGTGGGACCTCTATCAGTAGAATATGCTTTCCTTTTAATGCCTGGTTCCCCTATAAATTAGGAAGATACCTTTTATGCAAATTTAAAGCTGcaataatcatgtca encodes:
- the SS18L2 gene encoding SS18-like protein 2, which produces MSVAFVPERLRGKAEVNQETIQRLLEENDQLIRCIVEYQNKGRAAECTQYQHVLHRNLIYLATIADASPANAPKTVD